The Streptomyces sp. NBC_01775 genome includes a region encoding these proteins:
- a CDS encoding asparaginase: MSVIRTAGRSTAAVAALPAEQPVTERLVTERPLAEPPVRRSPAHVPLAQLVRGGIIEGVHHGSVVVLAADGSVQFRAGDIEAACYPRSALKPLQAVALRRAGLELDGELLALTAASHSGEARHLSGARHILRLAGLTEDALRNVPDLPYGLDQREEWLRRGLGPTRLAQNCSGKHAAMLMTAGLRDWPLPDYLDPGHPLQRAVAEVVADLTGQEIAGVSVDGCGAPLFAVSLHGLTRAVARLAAAAPDTHEGRVAQAMREHPEMASGTGRDVALLMRAVPGLLAKDGFEGVQVAALPDGRAVGVKIADGADRARMPVAAAALARCGVDPAALAGFAATPVIGGGTAVGSLRAAGALAAS, encoded by the coding sequence ATGAGTGTGATCCGTACCGCGGGCAGGAGCACGGCCGCGGTGGCGGCGCTCCCGGCGGAGCAACCTGTGACAGAGCGCCTCGTGACGGAACGGCCCTTGGCAGAGCCGCCCGTCCGCCGCTCGCCCGCCCATGTCCCGCTCGCCCAGCTGGTGCGCGGGGGCATCATCGAAGGCGTCCACCACGGCTCGGTCGTAGTACTGGCCGCGGACGGCAGCGTGCAGTTCCGGGCCGGCGATATCGAGGCCGCCTGCTACCCGCGCTCGGCGCTCAAGCCCCTCCAGGCGGTCGCCCTGCGGCGCGCCGGGCTGGAGCTGGACGGCGAGCTGCTGGCCCTCACCGCGGCCAGCCACTCGGGCGAGGCCCGGCATCTGTCCGGGGCCCGGCACATTCTGCGCCTCGCCGGGCTGACGGAGGACGCCCTGCGCAACGTCCCCGATCTGCCCTACGGCCTCGACCAGCGCGAGGAGTGGCTGCGCCGCGGGCTCGGCCCGACCCGGCTCGCCCAGAACTGCTCGGGCAAGCACGCCGCGATGCTGATGACTGCCGGGCTGCGGGACTGGCCGCTGCCGGACTACCTCGACCCCGGACATCCGCTGCAACGGGCCGTCGCCGAGGTGGTGGCGGATCTCACCGGACAGGAGATCGCCGGGGTGAGCGTCGACGGTTGCGGAGCACCGCTGTTCGCGGTGTCCCTGCACGGGCTCACCCGAGCCGTCGCACGGCTGGCGGCAGCCGCGCCGGACACCCATGAGGGCCGGGTCGCGCAGGCCATGCGGGAGCACCCGGAGATGGCCTCGGGCACCGGGCGGGACGTCGCCCTGCTGATGCGCGCGGTACCGGGCCTACTCGCGAAGGACGGTTTCGAGGGCGTGCAGGTCGCGGCGCTGCCGGACGGACGGGCTGTCGGCGTGAAGATCGCCGACGGCGCCGACCGCGCCCGGATGCCGGTGGCCGCGGCGGCCCTCGCCCGGTGCGGGGTCGACCCCGCGGCCTTGGCCGGATTCGCCGCCACGCCCGTCATCGGCGGCGGTACGGCGGTCGGCAGCCTGCGGGCCGCGGGGGCGCTCGCCGCCTCTTGA
- the aspA gene encoding aspartate ammonia-lyase: MTTDHRREHDLLGDRDVPAAAYWGIHTLRATENFPITGTAISAYPHLINALAAVKEAAARANQDLGLLPAGQADAIAAACQEIRGGRLHDQFVVDVIQGGAGTSTNMNANEVIANRALEILGHAKGDYAHLHPNEHVNLSQSTNDAYPTALKVATITAVHELRDAMTVLREAFAAKAEEFRGILKMGRTQLQDAVPMTLGQEFSTYAVMLEEDRSRLAEAALLVHEINLGATAIGTGLNAPAGYAETARSHLAALTGLPLVTAVNLVEATQDCGAFVHLSGVLKRIAVKLSKSSNDLRLLSSGPRAGLAEINLPPVQAGSSIMPGKVNPVIPEVVNQVAFEVIGNDVTITMAAEAGQLQLNAFEPVILHSLSESITHLGAACRTLAERCVSGITANTGTLRASVENSIGLVTALNPHIGYTAATDIAKEALATGRGVAELVLEKGLLPADRLAALLHPAKVANSSVVS; encoded by the coding sequence ATGACTACCGACCACCGCCGCGAACACGACCTGCTCGGTGACCGGGACGTGCCTGCCGCCGCGTACTGGGGCATCCACACGCTGCGTGCCACCGAGAACTTCCCGATCACCGGCACAGCGATATCCGCGTACCCGCATCTGATCAACGCCCTCGCGGCGGTCAAGGAGGCCGCGGCCCGCGCCAACCAGGACCTCGGGCTGCTGCCCGCAGGTCAGGCGGATGCCATCGCGGCTGCCTGCCAGGAGATCAGGGGTGGCCGGCTGCACGACCAGTTCGTCGTCGACGTCATCCAGGGCGGGGCGGGCACCTCGACGAACATGAACGCCAACGAGGTGATCGCCAACCGGGCCCTGGAGATCCTGGGACACGCGAAGGGCGACTACGCGCACCTCCATCCCAACGAGCACGTCAACCTCAGCCAGTCCACCAACGACGCCTACCCGACGGCTCTCAAGGTCGCCACGATCACCGCCGTGCACGAGCTGCGCGACGCGATGACCGTGCTGCGCGAAGCGTTCGCCGCCAAGGCGGAGGAGTTCCGCGGCATCCTGAAGATGGGCCGCACCCAGCTCCAGGACGCCGTGCCCATGACGCTCGGACAGGAGTTCTCCACGTACGCGGTGATGCTGGAGGAGGACCGCAGCCGGCTCGCGGAGGCCGCACTGCTCGTGCACGAGATCAACCTCGGGGCCACCGCGATCGGCACCGGCCTCAACGCCCCCGCAGGCTACGCCGAGACAGCCCGCAGCCACCTCGCCGCCCTCACGGGTCTGCCGCTGGTGACCGCGGTCAACCTCGTCGAGGCCACCCAGGACTGCGGTGCGTTCGTCCACCTTTCGGGCGTCCTCAAGCGCATCGCCGTCAAGCTCTCCAAGAGCTCCAACGACCTGCGACTGCTCTCCTCCGGCCCGCGCGCCGGGCTTGCGGAGATCAACCTGCCGCCGGTCCAGGCGGGGTCCAGCATCATGCCCGGCAAGGTCAATCCGGTGATCCCCGAGGTCGTCAACCAGGTCGCCTTCGAAGTCATCGGCAACGACGTCACCATCACCATGGCCGCCGAGGCGGGCCAGCTCCAGCTCAACGCCTTCGAACCGGTCATCCTGCATTCCCTCTCGGAGAGCATCACCCACCTGGGTGCCGCCTGCCGCACCTTGGCCGAGCGCTGCGTGTCCGGCATCACCGCCAACACCGGCACACTGCGCGCGAGTGTGGAAAACTCCATCGGCCTGGTCACCGCGCTCAACCCGCACATCGGCTACACGGCCGCCACCGATATCGCCAAGGAAGCGCTCGCCACCGGCCGCGGCGTCGCGGAACTCGTCCTGGAAAAAGGGCTGCTCCCGGCCGACCGGCTCGCCGCCCTGCTCCACCCGGCCAAGGTCGCCAACTCCAGTGTCGTTTCGTGA
- a CDS encoding enoyl-CoA hydratase-related protein: MNPVRLDVQDGVLVITLDRPKANAIDAATSQALYEGFDRLREDGTLRAAVVTGAGERFFSAGWDLKAAAGGEAIDADHGPGGFAGLTELFDLDKPVIAAVNGLALGGGFELALAADLIVAEAHAEFALPEVKVGMIADSGGVLRLPRRLPRAVATELLLTGRRLDAVEAARWGLVNQVVDGPDTALERALTLAHTIREGAPLAVAAVKEVLRATEQLGVEDAYATMRNTNLPRYRAMLTSTDAQEGPRAFAEKRAPRWTGT; this comes from the coding sequence ATGAACCCCGTACGGCTGGACGTACAGGACGGCGTACTGGTGATCACGCTGGACCGGCCCAAGGCCAACGCCATCGACGCAGCCACCAGCCAGGCCCTGTACGAGGGCTTCGACCGGCTGCGCGAGGACGGAACGCTGCGGGCCGCGGTGGTCACCGGGGCGGGGGAGCGGTTCTTCTCGGCGGGCTGGGACCTGAAGGCGGCGGCCGGGGGCGAGGCCATCGACGCCGATCACGGACCCGGCGGGTTCGCCGGGCTGACCGAGCTGTTCGACCTGGACAAGCCGGTGATCGCCGCGGTGAACGGACTCGCACTGGGCGGCGGCTTCGAACTCGCCCTGGCCGCCGACCTGATCGTGGCGGAGGCCCACGCGGAATTCGCCCTCCCCGAGGTGAAGGTCGGCATGATCGCCGACTCCGGCGGAGTACTGCGGCTGCCCCGCAGGCTGCCGCGCGCCGTGGCAACGGAGCTGCTGCTGACCGGCCGGCGGCTGGACGCGGTGGAGGCGGCCAGGTGGGGACTGGTGAACCAGGTTGTCGACGGGCCGGACACCGCGCTGGAGAGGGCGCTCACCCTGGCGCACACCATCCGGGAGGGCGCACCCCTGGCGGTGGCGGCCGTGAAGGAAGTCTTGCGCGCGACGGAGCAACTGGGCGTCGAGGACGCCTACGCCACGATGCGGAACACGAACCTCCCCCGCTACCGGGCCATGCTGACCTCCACCGACGCACAGGAGGGCCCCCGCGCCTTCGCGGAAAAGCGCGCACCGCGCTGGACGGGGACATGA
- a CDS encoding acetate--CoA ligase family protein has protein sequence MYGGESAAAAIRQCRAVGYEGELWPVHPRRDHIEGLPCHRGTGELPAAPDAAFLAVPAEATVGILGELAGRGAGGAVCHASGFAEDGPRGAALEDALRAAAGDMPVIGPNCLGVLNYLDGTALWADQHGGARTDSGVAVITQSGNIGQNLTMQRRALPLAYLITSGNGAVTGTPQLIEALLEDPRVTAIGLHLEGIADPVGFARAALSALRRGVPVVALKAGSSALGAQTTMSHTSSLAGSDVLCDALFQRTGVARVEEIGTFVETLKLLHVHGPLGGRISGPVSGRVSGPVSGGPASPERARITSASCSGGEAALLADTAQRHGVELPSLPQELVARLHEVLGEQVHVRNPLDYHTYIWGDFRAQRECFTALLGADCDVNLLLLDLPRADRCEDGAWTITLDAYVAAQRRTGAPACVVGSLPEGVPEPVAQRLMSQGIVPLQGLADGVRAIAAAHRIGTARRTADRTLPPHGPPLHEPVRDGETPDDEETPDDGDTLDGGETLDEYAGKRELAGYGVPVPDSSVAAPGEAARAARELGFPVVAKALAADMAHKSEVGGVRLGLAGEAAVEEAVSAMAGLADRFLIERMVPDAVAELLVGVHHDPAFGPALTLGAGGVLVELVRDTATLLLPATREEIEAALSSLRVWPLLRGFRGRPAGDVPAVVDAVQAVAAYVRDHPQVTELDVNPLLVLPEGRGAIAADVLIRRAAPHLSEREQRKGAP, from the coding sequence GTGTACGGCGGCGAGTCGGCGGCTGCGGCCATCCGCCAGTGCCGCGCCGTCGGATATGAGGGCGAGCTGTGGCCCGTACATCCCCGCCGGGACCACATCGAGGGCCTGCCGTGTCACCGCGGCACGGGCGAGCTGCCCGCGGCGCCGGACGCCGCGTTCCTCGCCGTACCGGCGGAGGCGACCGTGGGAATCCTCGGCGAACTCGCCGGGCGCGGCGCCGGCGGGGCCGTGTGCCACGCGTCCGGCTTCGCCGAGGACGGGCCGCGCGGCGCCGCGCTGGAGGACGCGCTGCGCGCCGCCGCCGGTGACATGCCGGTCATCGGGCCCAACTGCCTCGGCGTCCTCAACTACCTGGACGGTACGGCGCTGTGGGCCGACCAGCACGGCGGCGCCCGGACGGACAGCGGCGTCGCCGTCATCACCCAGAGCGGCAACATCGGCCAGAACCTCACCATGCAGCGCCGCGCGCTCCCCCTCGCCTACCTGATCACCTCCGGGAACGGTGCGGTCACAGGGACCCCGCAGCTGATCGAGGCCCTGCTGGAAGACCCGCGCGTGACCGCCATCGGGCTGCACCTGGAAGGGATCGCTGACCCCGTCGGCTTCGCCCGCGCGGCGCTGTCCGCGCTGCGGCGCGGGGTACCCGTCGTGGCGCTGAAGGCGGGCAGCTCGGCGCTGGGCGCGCAGACCACCATGAGCCACACCAGCTCCCTCGCCGGTTCGGACGTGCTGTGCGACGCCCTGTTCCAGCGCACCGGCGTCGCGCGGGTGGAGGAGATCGGCACCTTCGTGGAGACGCTGAAGCTGCTGCACGTCCACGGGCCGTTGGGCGGGCGGATAAGCGGGCCGGTGAGCGGACGGGTGAGCGGGCCGGTGAGTGGAGGCCCGGCCTCTCCGGAGCGTGCCCGGATCACCTCGGCGAGCTGCTCCGGCGGCGAGGCCGCCCTGCTGGCGGACACCGCGCAGCGGCACGGGGTCGAACTCCCCTCGCTTCCACAGGAGTTGGTCGCGCGGCTGCATGAGGTGCTGGGCGAGCAGGTGCATGTACGCAACCCGCTCGACTACCACACCTACATCTGGGGCGATTTCCGCGCGCAGCGTGAGTGCTTCACCGCGCTCCTCGGCGCGGACTGCGACGTGAACCTGCTGCTGCTCGACCTGCCACGCGCCGACCGGTGCGAGGACGGCGCCTGGACCATCACGCTGGACGCCTACGTGGCAGCACAGCGCCGGACCGGCGCCCCGGCCTGCGTGGTCGGTTCGCTGCCAGAAGGAGTGCCCGAACCGGTCGCCCAGCGGCTGATGTCGCAGGGCATCGTCCCCCTCCAAGGGCTGGCGGACGGCGTGCGGGCCATCGCCGCGGCCCACCGGATCGGTACCGCCCGGCGCACGGCGGACCGGACGCTGCCGCCACATGGCCCGCCGCTTCATGAGCCCGTACGGGACGGCGAGACGCCGGACGACGAGGAGACGCCGGACGACGGCGACACGCTGGACGGCGGCGAGACGCTGGACGAGTACGCCGGGAAGCGGGAGTTGGCGGGGTACGGCGTGCCCGTCCCGGACAGCTCCGTCGCGGCACCCGGCGAGGCCGCGCGGGCCGCCCGCGAACTGGGCTTTCCCGTCGTCGCCAAGGCTCTCGCCGCTGACATGGCGCACAAGAGCGAGGTGGGCGGCGTGCGCCTGGGACTGGCCGGTGAGGCGGCGGTGGAAGAGGCCGTATCCGCCATGGCGGGGCTCGCCGACAGGTTCCTGATCGAGCGGATGGTGCCGGACGCCGTCGCCGAACTCCTCGTCGGCGTACACCACGACCCCGCCTTCGGCCCCGCGCTGACCCTGGGCGCTGGCGGCGTGCTGGTGGAGCTGGTCCGGGACACCGCCACGTTGCTGCTGCCGGCCACGCGCGAGGAGATCGAAGCCGCGCTGTCCTCCCTGCGCGTGTGGCCGCTGCTGCGCGGCTTCCGGGGCCGCCCGGCGGGCGACGTACCCGCCGTGGTCGACGCCGTCCAGGCCGTCGCCGCCTACGTACGGGACCACCCCCAGGTCACCGAACTGGACGTCAACCCGCTGCTGGTGCTGCCCGAGGGCCGGGGCGCGATCGCCGCGGACGTACTGATCAGGCGCGCCGCGCCACACCTGAGCGAACGGGAACAACGAAAGGGAGCACCATGA
- a CDS encoding acyl-CoA dehydrogenase family protein, with protein MDFELTDEQRMIVETVGKFVRTELDPHADEVEELDDVPPELARAIREKAIGAGLYAANMPEEIGGGGLDAVSMILVERELGKTSFALQMLVARPSNILEACEGEQRTRYLLPAVRGERHDCLAMTEPGAGSDVRSMRTRAVHESGGTGGSDGDSGGGHSGGGDGGDGGDGGDAYVLNGTKHFISHADMADFAIVFAATGTEETARGTKNLITAFLVDLDAPGVEVRRGSGCVSHRGYHQCELTFTDVRLPAAQRLGEEGQGFALMGEWLGASRLQVAATSIGRARRVLDLTLDWAAEREQFGQPIGRFQGVSFPLADLATELEAAELLTLRAAWKQDQGTMTDRDAAMAKLYASEALGRITDQALQTFGGMGLMAELPIERYWRDARVERIWDGTSEIQRHIISRSLLRPLGA; from the coding sequence ATGGATTTCGAGCTGACCGACGAGCAGCGCATGATCGTGGAGACCGTCGGCAAGTTCGTGCGGACCGAACTGGACCCGCACGCCGACGAGGTCGAAGAACTCGACGACGTACCGCCCGAACTGGCCCGCGCCATCCGCGAGAAGGCGATCGGCGCCGGGCTGTACGCGGCGAACATGCCGGAGGAGATCGGCGGCGGCGGACTCGACGCAGTCAGCATGATCCTCGTCGAGCGCGAACTGGGCAAGACAAGCTTCGCCCTCCAGATGCTCGTCGCCCGCCCCAGCAACATCCTCGAAGCGTGCGAGGGCGAGCAGCGCACCCGCTACCTCCTGCCCGCCGTGCGCGGCGAGCGGCACGACTGCCTCGCCATGACCGAGCCGGGCGCCGGCTCCGACGTCCGCTCGATGCGCACCCGCGCCGTACACGAAAGCGGCGGTACCGGGGGCAGTGACGGCGATTCCGGGGGCGGCCATTCCGGTGGCGGGGACGGCGGTGACGGTGGGGACGGCGGTGACGCGTACGTGCTGAACGGCACCAAGCACTTCATCTCGCACGCCGACATGGCCGACTTCGCCATCGTGTTCGCGGCCACCGGTACCGAGGAGACCGCGCGCGGCACCAAGAACCTCATCACCGCCTTCCTGGTGGACCTCGACGCACCCGGTGTCGAGGTGCGGCGCGGCTCGGGGTGCGTGTCGCACCGGGGCTACCACCAGTGCGAACTGACCTTCACCGACGTCCGGCTCCCGGCCGCCCAGCGGCTGGGGGAGGAGGGCCAGGGCTTCGCGCTGATGGGGGAGTGGCTCGGCGCCAGCCGCCTCCAGGTCGCCGCCACCAGCATCGGCCGGGCCCGCCGCGTGCTCGACCTCACCCTCGACTGGGCCGCCGAACGCGAGCAGTTCGGGCAGCCCATCGGCCGGTTCCAGGGCGTGAGCTTCCCGCTCGCCGACCTGGCCACCGAGCTGGAGGCCGCCGAACTGCTGACCCTGCGCGCCGCCTGGAAGCAGGACCAGGGCACCATGACCGACCGCGACGCGGCGATGGCCAAGCTGTACGCCTCCGAGGCCCTGGGCCGCATCACCGACCAGGCGCTCCAGACCTTCGGCGGCATGGGACTCATGGCCGAGCTGCCCATCGAGCGCTACTGGCGTGACGCCCGTGTCGAGCGCATCTGGGACGGCACGAGCGAGATCCAGCGGCACATCATCTCCCGCTCCCTGCTGCGTCCCCTGGGCGCCTGA